The proteins below are encoded in one region of Apium graveolens cultivar Ventura chromosome 4, ASM990537v1, whole genome shotgun sequence:
- the LOC141720524 gene encoding aquaporin PIP2-7-like: MSTQNRDYVEPEPVAMLEMGELLTWSYYRAVIAEFVATLLFLYIIVAIIIGHKKQDEPCDGVGLLGISWGVGGMIFVLVYCTAGISGGHINPAVTFGLFLARKVTLVRALGYMVAQCLGAICGVGFAKAFMKHDYNRNGGGTNSIADGYSKGTALGAEIIGTFVLVYTVFSATDPKRNARDSHIPVLAPLPIGFAVFLVHLATIPITGTGINPARSFGAAVIYGHDKIWDDQWIFWLGPFVGALAAVVYHEYILRAGALKALGSFRSNRNT; the protein is encoded by the exons ATGTCAACTCAGAATAGGGATTATGTGGAACCAGAGCCAGTGGCGATGTTGGAGATGGGAGAGCTACTGACATGGTCATATTACAGAGCAGTAATTGCAGAGTTTGTAGCCACCCTTCTGTTCCTTTATATAATCGTCGCCATAATCATAGGCCACAAGAAGCAAGACGAACCCTGTGATGGCGTTGGCCTTCTTGGTATTTCATGGGGTGTTGGTGGCATGATCTTCGTCCTGGTTTACTGCACTGCTGGCATATCTG GCGGTCACATTAATCCGGCGGTGACATTTGGGCTATTCTTGGCAAGGAAGGTCACATTGGTGCGAGCTTTGGGCTACATGGTGGCACAGTGTTTGGGAGCAATTTGTGGAGTGGGGTTCGCTAAGGCTTTTATGAAGCATGATTATAACAGGAACGGGGGCGGAACCAATTCTATTGCAGATGGCTACTCAAAAGGAACTGCTTTGGGCGCTGAAATCATCGGCACTTTTGTTCTTGTATATACCGTCTTCTCTGCTACCGATCCCAAAAGAAACGCACGAGATTCGCACATTCCT GTGTTGGCTCCATTACCAATTGGGTTTGCTGTGTTTCTGGTGCACTTAGCAACCATTCCCATTACTGGGACCGGCATTAACCCTGCTAGAAGTTTTGGGGCTGCTGTGATCTATGGTCATGATAAAATATGGGATGATCAG TGGATATTCTGGCTTGGACCATTTGTGGGAGCACTAGCTGCAGTTGTGTATCACGAATACATTTTGAGAGCCGGAGCACTCAAAGCACTGGGATCATTTCGTAGCAATCGTAACACCTAA